aaaaaaaggCTGCTGAGCCAAAACCAGCTACTGCcaagaaggaaaagaagCCTGATACTGAAGCTGAAGCTGACGTTGAAGCTGCTCCAGCTAAGAAACCAAAACATCCATTGGAATTGTTAGGTAAATCTACTTTCATCTTAGATGAATGGAAGAGACAGTATTCTAACGAAGATACTAGACCAGTTGCATTACCATGGTTCTGGGAACATTACAATCCAGAAGAATACTCTTTATGGAAGGTTGATTACAAATATAACGATGAATTGACTTTAACTTTCATGTCTAACAATTTAGTTGGTGGTTTCTTCAACAGATTATCTGCTTCTACCAAATACATGTTTGGTTGTTTAGTTGTCTATGGtgaaaacaacaacaatggTATCACCGGTGCTATTATGGTTAGAGGTCAAGATAATGTCCCAGCTTTCAATGTTGCTCCTGATTGGGAATCTTACTCTTACAGCAAGTTGGACCCAACTaaggaagaagataaggaattcattaataacaTGTGGGCTTGGGATAAACCAGTTGTTGTCAACGGTGAATCCAAGGAAATTGTTGACGGTAAGGTTTTAAAATAGGTTCTCTGTACCATTTTAACTAGATAGAATATCTATACATTTTTTCAtaactttattatatattagtGAATTAAAGAACTCAGTCAATGGATCACCACTTAACTTTTGTAAACAGATGTAAAACTCTTTAATAAGATAAACCACGTAAAAAAAGAACTTAATTCTCAGAGGTTTTTAAATACATTATACCATTCTCATCTTATAAACCTATGTATCTACgacaaaatatttcattaattgtattaaaaataataagcCTATACTGCATAAATTTAGTGTTACCTGCAGATCAAAAAATGTGAAATTTTTCCtgtaaaaataattctgTATGGGTAAGATGACATTATTTAAATGGTCGAAACATTTTATACTTGATAACAAGAGGAAAGGAATACAAACCTCACACTGTTTTATGATCATCGACAGAAAAACaggttattattaattatgtCCAATCAAACAGAGGCAGTCGATTCTGTCTCGAATGGGATTTTAcataatttattaacatcTATCATTCAAGACATCGTTGCGAGAGAGAGAGTTAAGGTTCAAGTTTTGGAAACTAGATACCCTAACCATCCTTCTTACCATATAGATAATACTGGGACTCTAGATATACATGGAGCTCCTAAGCGCCAAGAATCATCCCAATATTTTAACTGTCTAAATTGTGGGAGAGAAATTTCTGCAAATAGGTTCGCTGCCCACTTACAAAGATGTTCGAATAGAGGCTCAAGAAGATGAGAGAAATAAAGATAGGTTTGAGCAAAACCTATAATTGGCATCTATTCTTGAGAACCCGGCGGCACTTACATCTTTTGATATTACAGTAACGAGtcaagataataaataatacgATAGGCGCCATCCCTAGTAACATACTGAAGATGAACTGATACAATAGATTTTTACCCAGTTAATTACTTATCTAGCAGTTCTAGACGAAAACTGGAACCATGTCTCCTTTTATTCATTCCTAAGGAGACGGAAGAAACTTTCATGCTTAGCATTTCACAAAGCCtacatatgtatatatCCTTATTCAAACAATTCGTATTTAAAGATACGAGTTATacattatttgtatttgaaacaatgtgttatatattcaaataatctGCAACCATCAATAACTCGACTGATAGTTCTGTAGGAATATCAAATTCAGGAATATCTTCAGTCTCATCAGCATTTTGATACCTTAATTTATATTCCAAATACTCACAAACTTTCTCCAAAGTGTCTCCTGAATATTTGGTCAAATCAACTTTACCAGCATTCTCCTTAAACGGACTTTGAAGCATGGTTTTTAACACTGGTGAAACCATGGCCGCTTCATAACTTACTTTATATTCCTTATCTCCTTCTCCTattaatttgataaatttaagCTCAGACATGATTGTATCAGTTGGtttcttaataatatcctatttcttttatctACTTATCATTTATTCTTTGCAATGAGGAAATCAAAATGCTTTTCACATTCTCacaattcatttaataaaggATTAATTGAGGTTTGAGAAGGTAGTGTTTTCGCCCTTTCTTAAGAAATTTCCTCATACTACTTAACAAAAAAAGCACTTCACCTCGAATAGttaaacaaaaatacaACAACTTCAACAGTAGAATTGACACATCGTTCAAGGAATCGTATACATTACAATGAGTAAAAGAAATCCCAGTTTAAATTGggaaaaattacaagatgtGTTCTATAGAAATAACCTCCTTTGTGAATTCCCAGAATCTTTGAAATCCAAGGCAGCTCAACTCGACAATAAAAATGTCATTGTATCTTCTATGTTTATCGGTATAaagaacaaagaaaatatacaaaTTTACAATCGTCAACAGGGGTTAATCGATACCGTTAGGTTTGATAAAAGCGAACAAATAATTGACGCATGCTTTGAACCcttatttaatgaaaaattagttATCGTTACCGCAACcgatttgaaaattgttaATAAGTTAGATCCTTTggaaatcattaatatatcattacCGGAGGATGTTGTGCGGAATGATCATATATGGGATTATAGAAATGGTGTTGTCATTTTACGAAATTCAAAggatatttataaattacGAAATGGGAAATTGGAGTTAGtattaaagaataataatcgCTTCACTTTACTTACAAAGGATAATTGGGATTGCAATGgtgaatatataattctgCTAGATATCGACAATGTCTACAAAGTTTCTTTAACTACAAGTAGAAATTACAANNNNNNNNNNNNNNNNNNNNNatatgaaaaattacaagtCTTTAAGAACccagaaaaaatattaatggaACATAACCTAGATAAATTACCATTTCAAATCCAATGGTGTGCCAATGACGTAGTAGCGTGttcatttgaagatgaagtcTATTTAATGGGACCGGATGGCGTTTATGTGACGTTCTGGTATCCGAATGATGTTATTGCTATATCTACTGCAATCGATGGTTTACAAGTCATTACCGGAAATGAAAcgtttttcatttctaaaATAGTCGATTGTACTTCTAATGTTTTCCGAATTGGATCAACAGAACCGGGTGCTATTCTTTTTGATTCATGGAATTTAGTCACTGAACATCCAGCAGAAGCAGTGGAAGgactgaaaaatttgggaTCAGagaatttaatgaaagGAGTTATCGATTGTATAGATGCATCAATGTATGAATGGGATTCTGAAATTCAAAAAGCTTTGTTAAGTACGGCATCATTCGGAAAAAACTCTTTGCCCTATAAAACCTTTGATTCAAGTATATTTGTAGAGGCCTGCGTCACTGTTAAAATGTTGATCCAATTGAGAAGAATTGGCATTTTTCTCACCAAAGttcaatttgataatatcacCATTATCGGAATAGTGAAGACATTATTATGGATTGGCAAATATTCTGAAGCTACAGAACTGTGTAAACTTGCTTCAAGGATAGATTTGTTTTCTAATATATTTCAGAATTGGGCaacatcaataataaaatcgAAATCAAATagagaagatgaagaaatattatcacTTTTAACTaaccaattgaaaatgCTCCAGGAAAAAGTCCCTCAAAAGTTTAACATACCGATGGCAATTCTTGCAAGAGTTGCGTTTTTGGAGGGGCGTTTTAAATTGGCCAGAAGTTTGGCACTACTGGAATCATCACCGGAATTAAAAATAGCAGGACTACTTAAActtgatgataataactTAGCATTGACAGAATCATTAAAGGTTCAATCTCCAGAATTAacattatctttattattaaatttggaGGAAAAGCTAAGTAAGGTACAACTAACGAAATTGCTAATCCTTGATATGCCACATTATCAATTGTATCCATACTTTCAAAGACATaattatgaatatttatttgatttttatcGTCAAATGGACAAACTAATCGACTTAGGACAACTAATGATGCAACAAGGTAAGGAACTCAATTCATTACAAACTTTTCTTCCTCCCATACAAGACTTATATAGGAAAATGTCAAATAATCCTCTAATTAGGCAAGATGcagaattattagaaaggcaagaaaaattattgcaATATCAAGATTCGTTAACGAATATTTTCGGTATtaattttgttattatgACATTGGACCAAACTTTATCCAAATTAATCGAAATGGAACAACATAAATACATCAAAGAATTAACcaagaaatttaaaatcaatgatttaaaattttaCCATATCAAATGTCGAGTACTAGTGAAGCATAATCGActtgatgaattaaaagaattcGCGACGCATAAAAAATCGCCTATCGGATATTACCCATTTTACAAATGTCTGAGAAGTAAAGGATATAACCAAGAAGCTGCTACTTATGTAGAATTAATGACGGCAGCTCCATATGctaagaagaaagaacTATATTTGGCATGTAAAGGttataaagaattaatagCCATGGCGGGCAAGGAAAGCGACATTGTCACATTGAAGGAACTATACAAGATTATCCCACCTAATGAACCAGAAATAAAGGCTCTAATCACAGAAACCTTAGCGAGGATATGATACCATACTAGTGAGTACAAAAACTTATAATATCGATACTCTAAACgtatatttttatagaaATAGcattaattattttgttaTCCCCGTTTAAAACGATTCTATCGTTTCGatacttcttttttttttttttttttgaaatttgaaaaattttcgaGCTCATCGGAAAGTTAAAATTTGCGATGCCTTAAACAGTTTTCAAAGCTTTTAGAATAAACTAGAAGTGCATATTCATGAAGGATAACTTCAATAACAGCAGTTATACCTATCATTTTTTCCCAGCTTAATTGGATAAAAGGATATCATATTGAATATCTATCAATCTAATATGTCAGAGAGGAAGGAACGCCACAGAGCAGCCAAAAATGGCGATTACAAACAGAATGACAATGGTCTCGACATGAAAACATTATTCGTGAGATCTATTCCCATGGATGTaacagatgaagaattgacCGATTATTTCTCCAATTTTGCTCCAACCAAACATGCTGTGGTTGTCAAGGATGTCAATAAGAAATCTAGGGGGTTCGGTTTTGTCAGTTTTGCTGTAGAAGATGATACAAAAGAAGCTTTGAAGAAAGCTAGACAGACCAAATTGAAAGGTCACTTATTAAGAGTTGATATTGCGAAGAGAAGAGATCGTTCTAGTAAATCtgatgataaaaatgaagGTAAAGTGAAGACTGATACAATCGCTGTGGGTACTAGAGGTGATGATAATGGAGATGAACCTGAAGAAGTTGACGAAGAATCTTTATTGAAAGGTAAACCAAAGTTAATTATTAGGAATATGCCATGGAGTTGTCGTGATCctgaaaaattgaaaaaggtTTTCGGAAGATTTGGTAACGTTGTTGAAGCTACTATTCCAAGGAAACGTGATGGTAAATTATGTGGGTTTGCATTTGTTActatgaagaaattgagTAATTGTCATCTTGCATTAGAAAATACCaaagatttgaagattGATGGCAGACCAGTGGCAGTTGATTTTGCCGTCCAAAA
The Naumovozyma dairenensis CBS 421 chromosome 5, complete genome DNA segment above includes these coding regions:
- the SGF11 gene encoding SAGA histone acetyltransferase complex subunit SGF11 (similar to Saccharomyces cerevisiae SGF11 (YPL047W); ancestral locus Anc_8.496) — protein: MSNQTEAVDSVSNGILHNLLTSIIQDIVARERVKVQVLETRYPNHPSYHIDNTGTLDIHGAPKRQESSQYFNCLNCGREISANRFAAHLQRCSNRGSRR
- the VPS16 gene encoding tethering complex subunit VPS16 (similar to Saccharomyces cerevisiae VPS16 (YPL045W); ancestral locus Anc_8.493); this encodes MSKRNPSLNWEKLQDVFYRNNLLCEFPESLKSKAAQLDNKNVIVSSMFIGIKNKENIQIYNRQQGLIDTVRFDKSEQIIDACFEPLFNEKLVIVTATDLKIVNKLDPLEIINISLPEDVVRNDHIWDYRNGVVILRNSKDIYKLRNGKLELVLKNNNRFTLLTKDNWDCNGEYIILLDIDNVYKVSLTTSRNYXXXXXXXXYEKLQVFKNPEKILMEHNLDKLPFQIQWCANDVVACSFEDEVYLMGPDGVYVTFWYPNDVIAISTAIDGLQVITGNETFFISKIVDCTSNVFRIGSTEPGAILFDSWNLVTEHPAEAVEGLKNLGSENLMKGVIDCIDASMYEWDSEIQKALLSTASFGKNSLPYKTFDSSIFVEACVTVKMLIQLRRIGIFLTKVQFDNITIIGIVKTLLWIGKYSEATELCKLASRIDLFSNIFQNWATSIIKSKSNREDEEILSLLTNQLKMLQEKVPQKFNIPMAILARVAFLEGRFKLARSLALLESSPELKIAGLLKLDDNNLALTESLKVQSPELTLSLLLNLEEKLSKVQLTKLLILDMPHYQLYPYFQRHNYEYLFDFYRQMDKLIDLGQLMMQQGKELNSLQTFLPPIQDLYRKMSNNPLIRQDAELLERQEKLLQYQDSLTNIFGINFVIMTLDQTLSKLIEMEQHKYIKELTKKFKINDLKFYHIKCRVLVKHNRLDELKEFATHKKSPIGYYPFYKCLRSKGYNQEAATYVELMTAAPYAKKKELYLACKGYKELIAMAGKESDIVTLKELYKIIPPNEPEIKALITETLARI
- the ELC1 gene encoding elongin C (similar to Saccharomyces cerevisiae ELC1 (YPL046C); ancestral locus Anc_8.494), which codes for MSELKFIKLIGEGDKEYKVSYEAAMVSPVLKTMLQSPFKENAGKVDLTKYSGDTLEKVCEYLEYKLRYQNADETEDIPEFDIPTELSVELLMVADYLNI